In Trichoplusia ni isolate ovarian cell line Hi5 chromosome 10, tn1, whole genome shotgun sequence, the genomic window TAGCTGACTATTGAGCCCAGTTGGCCAGTAGCATGGCAACAGCCCACCACTGTCGCACGTATGTTTATTGCAAAAAATCGAGGAGTTATGTTGAGGATTAACGCATGCGCTAGAATTCCTGATGCTAAGGCAATTGAAGACAGGAAACTCCGAAGAGGCCCCTGAAAGGTTAAGGAACTGTTTTAGAACAAGTTAATTTGcttttaagtaaaatgaaactaaacCTTTTAAGGCATAACACAATGATTACCttacacaaaaatgtaacaCCAGCGGTAAAAAGTCCTGTGATTACGATATGTACTAATAGCAAATATCGTAACGTCAACTTTGCAGATGTGAATTTAGTCAGGCACCCAAACACACTCACGATGCAGAACACttccaataataaatagttGATGTCTTCTTCACTATACATTCTTACGTAAATCTGGCTCCATAGAAAATAGTATAGGATCCAGAAAAGGGCGGATAAGAGGAATATCATTCTGATATTGTATGTCGACAACATTCCGACACAAGTCGTTGTTTCATCCAGACAGTCGTAAGcctagaaataattaataagaatattaattaacataccAGCGAGATCGAGAGTTTCATTAATAACTAATTAGTATAAACTTACAGACGTACTCTGTTGTTAACAGGCCTTATCTTGAAATCGTTACAAAGTTTGATGCTGTTGGTCTGCGCGGCCTTGGCTAGAACTTTTTCTGCAACCTGTATTTTTCTATTGTGCAACAACCATTGAGGTGATTCTGGACTCCATCTAAATGattatttacaagtattataattaaagtaatacacagacgctttatatattattgcttacattataataatgtttccTGTAATCATTCCCTTATTAACCGACTTCGAAAGGGAGAGGTTTCTCATTTCAGCTGTACACATTTTACTTGAAGATTTAAACCATTTTCAAGTTTTCTTTCATCTCTATTTCTCTTTCTTTACATTATAAATTCAGATTAAGCCATTTACGAATATTTCAGTGCGAATTCAAAGCTTAACTGCGCACACTTATCCCATATAGCTCTACTTATAATGGGTAATCTAAAAAGTAGTATTAAGGGGAATCCCACGAAATGTATaaactggtccacttaacataTCTCAtatatataatagcctaattatttttacatacatattgcaatagttttgcatctactttgaattcttcatgtctgttctcccatagagcggaggtgaattatccctagtagatgccccatcacattgtatattaaagttctcaagaaggcctctgcaccTTGGatctgtgtccccgttcacgcctttaaaaaggaccgggtctcttctcatgaagttagcccgtgagTGAAAAGAGATTACCTTATTACTATTAAACAAAGAACAGCGTAAATACAGGCTATAAAACTGTATGTCTCGGTATTCGGTGCACTATTTGCGAGGGGCACCATGCACAGTAAAGCTAGAAGTCTTGGAAACATCACTATAATACAGAGCCAGGATCGCCAGCTGTTACTTGCTATTTCACATACTGTAAAAAGtgaattatattataagatAAATTTATGTAGTTACTGCCTTATACCTAGGACGGATAGGTATCTCAATCTAGTTACAGTTGTAAAAGCGCGATGGCACTTTATTTTGCGCTTCTGTCCCACATCCACATTTTAGAATAAGTTAGGTCTCTTGGTTCATGACATTTTAAGCTAGCCTGATCCgagtctaaataaataattattgctaTGGATAAAAGTCACAAATtgtatgtcttcttcttcctGAATATTTAGGAGGCGTATtcgttgttattaaaatataatattcttcatGCCATAATTACATCGGTCCTACATACCTGCTTATCAACAGGTACGTGtcaaaataatagaatagatTGACCGTGAATCTTCAAACATGGTTGTTCAAAATGGAATACTTActtcaaaagcaataaaacaatgGAGGTCAATTCGAGTGAGCTATTAATATTACAGGTAAACTAAAAAATGCCAGTCCATTTATAGCAACGGCACATAAAACCATGACGTGCGATGGTTAATCAAGTGTAATGCCATTTTGGGAGACAGTCACTTGAAAACCGGTGATtaagtattgtaattttaataaattattcagacGATCATATGGAGATGATCGTGCGCAGATATTGTCTTACAATTTCGTAGAATCAATCAAAGTGCGTGACACTTCTACCGTTGAGACGAAACAGTCAGACGTTCTATTGTTAGTCTGTCTTAATAACCTACATTATAAACTCTTGGTTCTAAGagtaactaaataatttcataCTCCAATAAGCATGGCGAATAACTGTGTTAGAGTTTAGTTAAAAGAGTTCTCTGTTACAAGATAGTTGAAGACACGGTATAAGGAAAACTTTACTTACTAAGTATAAGGCCCATGTAAAAGTTTGCACTACCCAGTAACGATTTTAGAAAGGCAATCAATCGGAACCATCCTTCTGAATCACAGAACGTCATTACCAAGCCAAGTATTAGTTCTGCAAATACGTCGAAAGTGATTGCTGTTTTTCGTCCAAAACTGAAACaatgatcattttttattgttctaattAGAAAAGATCTGGGCTAAATATATTCTGCATCTATTGCAATGTGGGAGCGGGACAGTACTACAGGGCGCATAATGGCGTCTCTTTTCCGCATCAACAGTCCTAttgcttgctatggagggaagtggaacattttttcctACTCtgcttttttactatttctgattaatttcgtggCCGGTTCCCA contains:
- the LOC113498354 gene encoding solute carrier family 22 member 5-like isoform X1, which translates into the protein MSLLKQYNQIYVASIAMTYTRTMSVIGTIYEDVTTDVAGKIGYWQWHVTLVSTTLMVLPMFNQYEDMFLLKPSEVYCVLPNEYEIINSSLCVLTIANNGTEEFKCNKWHLKLMWIVWIKKTWLVFCDKKLKLLSTAIISRFGLVFGFIIYGLVSDSFGRKTAITFDVFAELILGLVMTFCDSEGWFRLIAFLKSLLGSANFYMGLILICEIASNSWRSWLCIIVMFPRLLALLCMVPLANSAPNTETYSFIACIYAVLCLIVIRWSPESPQWLLHNRKIQVAEKVLAKAAQTNSIKLCNDFKIRPVNNRAYDCLDETTTCVGMLSTYNIRMIFLLSALFWILYYFLWSQIYVRMYSEEDINYLLLEVFCIVSVFGCLTKFTSAKLTLRYLLLVHIVITGLFTAGVTFLCKGPLRSFLSSIALASGILAHALILNITPRFFAINIRATVVGCCHATGQLGSIVSYLLFLFRPINDVTLVSIELTVMTILIGLCITFPDVDDRELPDVMEDMDYFSELSKPLRWVTQKTNSPSIEELQLRVYSFGSVEPNTSQSLLDETRPAAKPIGYIRLWKILRNHVRRKLSRQINPE
- the LOC113498354 gene encoding solute carrier family 22 member 5-like isoform X2; this encodes MTFMRVNLTLLSILNIGTIYEDVTTDVAGKIGYWQWHVTLVSTTLMVLPMFNQYEDMFLLKPSEVYCVLPNEYEIINSSLCVLTIANNGTEEFKCNKWHLKLMWIVWIKKTWLVFCDKKLKLLSTAIISRFGLVFGFIIYGLVSDSFGRKTAITFDVFAELILGLVMTFCDSEGWFRLIAFLKSLLGSANFYMGLILICEIASNSWRSWLCIIVMFPRLLALLCMVPLANSAPNTETYSFIACIYAVLCLIVIRWSPESPQWLLHNRKIQVAEKVLAKAAQTNSIKLCNDFKIRPVNNRAYDCLDETTTCVGMLSTYNIRMIFLLSALFWILYYFLWSQIYVRMYSEEDINYLLLEVFCIVSVFGCLTKFTSAKLTLRYLLLVHIVITGLFTAGVTFLCKGPLRSFLSSIALASGILAHALILNITPRFFAINIRATVVGCCHATGQLGSIVSYLLFLFRPINDVTLVSIELTVMTILIGLCITFPDVDDRELPDVMEDMDYFSELSKPLRWVTQKTNSPSIEELQLRVYSFGSVEPNTSQSLLDETRPAAKPIGYIRLWKILRNHVRRKLSRQINPE
- the LOC113498354 gene encoding solute carrier family 22 member 5-like isoform X3, producing the protein MSLLKQYNQIYVASIAMTYTRTMSVIGTIYEDVTTDVAGKIGYWQWHVTLVSTTLMVLPMFNQYEDMFLLKPSEVYCVLPNEYEIINSSLCVLTIANNGTEEFKCNKWHLKLMWIVWIKKTWLVFCDKKLKLLSTAIISRFGLVFGFIIYGLVSDSFGRKTAITFDVFAELILGLVMTFCDSEGWFRLIAFLKSLLGSANFYMGLILICEIASNSWRSWLCIIVMFPRLLALLCMVPLANSAPNTETYSFIACIYAVLCLIVIRWSPESPQWLLHNRKIQVAEKVLAKAAQTNSIKLCNDFKIRPVNNRAYDCLDETTTCVGMLSTYNIRMIFLLSALFWILYYFLWSQIYVRMYSEEDINYLLLEVFCIVSVFGCLTKFTSAKLTLRYLLLVHIVITGLFTAGVTFLCKFLNLSGASSEFPVFNCLSIRNSSACVNPQHNSSIFCNKHTCDSGGLLPCYWPTGLNSQLSAVSVPSDK